The proteins below come from a single Salvelinus fontinalis isolate EN_2023a chromosome 1, ASM2944872v1, whole genome shotgun sequence genomic window:
- the LOC129839748 gene encoding progranulin-like isoform X1, whose product MTIFPLKLFSDSLAMTVQIGVACLALLGLTSALICPDGGMCAEGNTCCKTPSGGYGCCPLPNAECCSDHLHCCYEGTVCDLVHSKCLNKTVSLPWVRRVPAKRLIGPLMLEGVKAVICPDGEAECPDDTTCCELPGGSWGCCPMAKAVCCEDKMHCCPEGTKCDLAHSKCVSPTLDTFPMREKVPARKRQTVAVVGQAVTCPGGKSLCPDGTTCCLLASGDFGCCPYPEGVCCTDKLHCCPGNTTCDLEHEMCTSPNTRTPLAKKISAIPNDVDCPDKLSLCPDDTTCCLKGNGSYGCCPMPSAVCCSDHLHCCPEGTTCDLGQGTCVSKHDQTPMAVKIPATLTTSSLQSRGPRQINAVPCNDSVACADGSTCCKSLDGEWVCCPLPKAVCCDDHLHCCPHGTICNLAESTCDDPSGSALVPILDKVPAFSYVSEEEPLPNSKCDESTSCPGQSTCCKTTTGNWACYPLPNAMCCNDHLHCCPHGTVCNLEASTCDDPSGFTMPWVTKVPALPTQTPLATEKCDEQTMCPRGTTCCRQNSGQSACCPLPHAVCCDDHEHCCPKGYTCNVAEQTCDKPGLLSRPWVPKLPGLPLHRGLPQASAPSVHSAKNMCDPHTSCPKDTTCCFVKKTGKWGCCPLPKAVCCADGDHCCPSGYSCDDQKTCCTKGRLTIPWYRKKKALTVGAMLKDVKCDNNSSCASGTTCCKLPTGEWGCCPLVKAVCCTDHEHCCPQGYSCNMQTGTCEKPVEGVLPHMIPQTKVAESQQRAAEAGIDVKCDGAGEYSCPKLQTCCKTSATEWSCCPEPKAVCCADAKHCCPMGYTCHLGQGGCSQQAELTWDIFFTHNKKRDFVPFGL is encoded by the exons ATGACGATATTCCCTCTTAAGCTTTTCTCAGACTCTCTGGCAATG actgtgCAGATAGGGGTGGCGTGTCTGGCTCTGCTAGGCCTGACCTCAGCCCTGATTTGTCCTGATGGTGGGATGTGTGCAGAGGGGAACACCTGCTGCAAGACGCCCAGCGGGGGATATGGCTGCTGTCCACTACCGAAT GCTGAGTGCTGCTCGGACCACCTGCATTGCTGTTATGAGGGGACAGTGTGTGATTTAGTGCACTCCAAGTGCCTTAATAAAACCGTCTCTCTGCCGTGGGTCAGAAGAGTTCCTGCCAAACGCCTAATCGGCCCTCTG ATGCTGGAGGGAGTGAAGGCAGTCATTTGTCCCGACGGCGAGGCCGAGTGTCCAGACGACACTACCTGCTGTGAACTCCCAGGCGGTTCCTGGGGCTGCTGTCCCATGGCCAAG GCGGTGTGCTGTGAGGACAAGATGCACTGCTGTCCAGAGGGCACCAAATGTGACTTAGCCCACTCCAAGTGTGTGTCGCCCACCCTGGACACGTTCCCTATGAGGGAGAAAGTGCCTGCAAGGAAGAGGCAGACAG TAGCTGTGGTTGGACAAGCAGTGACCTGCCCAGGTGGTAAGAGCCTGTGCCCAGACGGAACCACATGTTGCCTGCTGGCCAGTGGAGACTTTGGCTGCTGCCCCTACCCTGAG GGTGTGTGCTGTACTGACAAACTCCACTGTTGCCCTGGCAACACAACCTGTGACCTGGAGCATGAGATGTGCACTTCCCCCAATACACGGACTCCATTGGCCAAGAAGATCTCTGCAATCCCCAACGATG TGGATTGCCCAGACAAGTTGTCATTGTGTCCTGACGACACCACTTGTTGCCTGAAGGGGAATGGGAGCTATGGCTGCTGTCCTATGCCCAGT GCTGTGTGCTGTTCAGATCACCTCCACTGCTGTCCAGAGGGCACTACCTGTGACCTGGGACAGGGCACCTGTGTGTCTAAACACGACCAAACCCCCATGGCTGTCAAAATCCCTGCCACATTGACCACTTCATCCCTACAGAGCAGAGGCCCGAGACAAA TCAATGCTGTGCCCTGCAACGACTCTGTGGCCTGTGCCGATGGGAGTACGTGCTGTAAATCACTAGATGGAGAATGGGTCTGCTGCCCCCTGCCcaag GCTGTGTGTTGTGATGACCATCTCCACTGCTGCCCCCACGGGACCATCTGTAACCTGGCAGAGAGTACGTGTGATGACCCCTCAGGCTCTGCCCTGGTTCCCATACTGGACAAGGTGCCTGCTTTCAGCTACGTGTCGGAGGAGGAGCCGCTGCCCAACAGCAAATGTGACGAGTCCACATCGTGCCCGGGCCAATCCACGTGCTGCAAGACCACCACGGGAAACTGGGCCTGCTACCCCCTGCCCAAT GCGATGTGTTGCAACGACCACCTCCACTGCTGCCCCCACGGCACCGTGTGTAACCTGGAGGCCAGTACCTGTGATGATCCCTCAGGCTTCACCATGCCGTGGGTCACCAAGGTGCCAGCCCTCCCCACCCAGACACCACTGGCCACTGAGAAGTGTGACGAACAGACCATGTGCCCCAGGGGCACCACCTGCTGCAGGCAGAACTCGGGACAGTCGGCATGCTGTCCTCTACCTCAT GCGGTGTGCTGCGACGACCACGAGCACTGCTGCCCTAAAGGCTACACGTGTAACGTGGCCGAACAGACCTGTGACAAGCCCGGGCTCCTCAGCCGGCCCTGGGTCCCCAAGCTGCCAGGCCTGCCACTGCACAGAGGGCTTCCCCAGGCCAGTGCCCCCTCCGTCCACTCAGCCAAGAACATGTGTGACCCTCACACCAGCTGCCCCAAAGATACCACCTGCTGCTTCGTGAAAAAGACTGGCAAGTGggggtgctgccccttacccaaG GCGGTGTGCTGTGCCGACGGAGATCACTGCTGCCCCAGCGGCTACAGCTGTGACGACCAAAAGACCTGCTGCACTAAGGGCCGCCTGACCATCCCCTGGTACCGCAAGAAGAAGGCCCTGACTGTGGGAGCCATGTTGAAAGATGTCAAGTGTGACAACAATAGCAGCTGTGCCTCTGGGACCACCTGCTGCAAGCTGCCCACAGGAGAATGGGGCTGCTGTCCTCTGGTCAAG GCTGTTTGCTGTACAGACCACGAGCACTGCTGCCCACAGGGCTACAGCTGCAACATGCAGACTGGGACCTGTGAGAAACCGGTAGAGGGTGTTCTCCCCCATATGATTCCCCAGACAAAGGTGGCAGAGTCCCAGCAGAGAGCAGCGGAGGCGGGGATAGATGTGAAGTGTGACGGTGCTGGAGAGTACAGCTGTCCCAAACTGCAGACATGCTGCAAGACCTCCGCCACAGAATGGTCCTGCTGCCCCGAACCAAAG GCAGTATGCTGCGCAGACGCCAAGCACTGCTGCCCCATGGGATACACATGTCACCTAGGGCAGGGAGGCTGCTCCCAGCAGGCTGAGTTGACCTGGGATATTTTCTTCACTCACAACAAAAAGAGAGACTTTGTTCCTTTTGGACTCTGA
- the LOC129839748 gene encoding progranulin-like isoform X2, producing the protein MTIFPLKLFSDSLAMTVQIGVACLALLGLTSALICPDGGMCAEGNTCCKTPSGGYGCCPLPNAECCSDHLHCCYEGTVCDLVHSKCLNKTVSLPWVRRVPAKRLIGPLMLEGVKAVICPDGEAECPDDTTCCELPGGSWGCCPMAKAVCCEDKMHCCPEGTKCDLAHSKCVSPTLDTFPMREKVPARKRQTAVVGQAVTCPGGKSLCPDGTTCCLLASGDFGCCPYPEGVCCTDKLHCCPGNTTCDLEHEMCTSPNTRTPLAKKISAIPNDVDCPDKLSLCPDDTTCCLKGNGSYGCCPMPSAVCCSDHLHCCPEGTTCDLGQGTCVSKHDQTPMAVKIPATLTTSSLQSRGPRQINAVPCNDSVACADGSTCCKSLDGEWVCCPLPKAVCCDDHLHCCPHGTICNLAESTCDDPSGSALVPILDKVPAFSYVSEEEPLPNSKCDESTSCPGQSTCCKTTTGNWACYPLPNAMCCNDHLHCCPHGTVCNLEASTCDDPSGFTMPWVTKVPALPTQTPLATEKCDEQTMCPRGTTCCRQNSGQSACCPLPHAVCCDDHEHCCPKGYTCNVAEQTCDKPGLLSRPWVPKLPGLPLHRGLPQASAPSVHSAKNMCDPHTSCPKDTTCCFVKKTGKWGCCPLPKAVCCADGDHCCPSGYSCDDQKTCCTKGRLTIPWYRKKKALTVGAMLKDVKCDNNSSCASGTTCCKLPTGEWGCCPLVKAVCCTDHEHCCPQGYSCNMQTGTCEKPVEGVLPHMIPQTKVAESQQRAAEAGIDVKCDGAGEYSCPKLQTCCKTSATEWSCCPEPKAVCCADAKHCCPMGYTCHLGQGGCSQQAELTWDIFFTHNKKRDFVPFGL; encoded by the exons ATGACGATATTCCCTCTTAAGCTTTTCTCAGACTCTCTGGCAATG actgtgCAGATAGGGGTGGCGTGTCTGGCTCTGCTAGGCCTGACCTCAGCCCTGATTTGTCCTGATGGTGGGATGTGTGCAGAGGGGAACACCTGCTGCAAGACGCCCAGCGGGGGATATGGCTGCTGTCCACTACCGAAT GCTGAGTGCTGCTCGGACCACCTGCATTGCTGTTATGAGGGGACAGTGTGTGATTTAGTGCACTCCAAGTGCCTTAATAAAACCGTCTCTCTGCCGTGGGTCAGAAGAGTTCCTGCCAAACGCCTAATCGGCCCTCTG ATGCTGGAGGGAGTGAAGGCAGTCATTTGTCCCGACGGCGAGGCCGAGTGTCCAGACGACACTACCTGCTGTGAACTCCCAGGCGGTTCCTGGGGCTGCTGTCCCATGGCCAAG GCGGTGTGCTGTGAGGACAAGATGCACTGCTGTCCAGAGGGCACCAAATGTGACTTAGCCCACTCCAAGTGTGTGTCGCCCACCCTGGACACGTTCCCTATGAGGGAGAAAGTGCCTGCAAGGAAGAGGCAGACAG CTGTGGTTGGACAAGCAGTGACCTGCCCAGGTGGTAAGAGCCTGTGCCCAGACGGAACCACATGTTGCCTGCTGGCCAGTGGAGACTTTGGCTGCTGCCCCTACCCTGAG GGTGTGTGCTGTACTGACAAACTCCACTGTTGCCCTGGCAACACAACCTGTGACCTGGAGCATGAGATGTGCACTTCCCCCAATACACGGACTCCATTGGCCAAGAAGATCTCTGCAATCCCCAACGATG TGGATTGCCCAGACAAGTTGTCATTGTGTCCTGACGACACCACTTGTTGCCTGAAGGGGAATGGGAGCTATGGCTGCTGTCCTATGCCCAGT GCTGTGTGCTGTTCAGATCACCTCCACTGCTGTCCAGAGGGCACTACCTGTGACCTGGGACAGGGCACCTGTGTGTCTAAACACGACCAAACCCCCATGGCTGTCAAAATCCCTGCCACATTGACCACTTCATCCCTACAGAGCAGAGGCCCGAGACAAA TCAATGCTGTGCCCTGCAACGACTCTGTGGCCTGTGCCGATGGGAGTACGTGCTGTAAATCACTAGATGGAGAATGGGTCTGCTGCCCCCTGCCcaag GCTGTGTGTTGTGATGACCATCTCCACTGCTGCCCCCACGGGACCATCTGTAACCTGGCAGAGAGTACGTGTGATGACCCCTCAGGCTCTGCCCTGGTTCCCATACTGGACAAGGTGCCTGCTTTCAGCTACGTGTCGGAGGAGGAGCCGCTGCCCAACAGCAAATGTGACGAGTCCACATCGTGCCCGGGCCAATCCACGTGCTGCAAGACCACCACGGGAAACTGGGCCTGCTACCCCCTGCCCAAT GCGATGTGTTGCAACGACCACCTCCACTGCTGCCCCCACGGCACCGTGTGTAACCTGGAGGCCAGTACCTGTGATGATCCCTCAGGCTTCACCATGCCGTGGGTCACCAAGGTGCCAGCCCTCCCCACCCAGACACCACTGGCCACTGAGAAGTGTGACGAACAGACCATGTGCCCCAGGGGCACCACCTGCTGCAGGCAGAACTCGGGACAGTCGGCATGCTGTCCTCTACCTCAT GCGGTGTGCTGCGACGACCACGAGCACTGCTGCCCTAAAGGCTACACGTGTAACGTGGCCGAACAGACCTGTGACAAGCCCGGGCTCCTCAGCCGGCCCTGGGTCCCCAAGCTGCCAGGCCTGCCACTGCACAGAGGGCTTCCCCAGGCCAGTGCCCCCTCCGTCCACTCAGCCAAGAACATGTGTGACCCTCACACCAGCTGCCCCAAAGATACCACCTGCTGCTTCGTGAAAAAGACTGGCAAGTGggggtgctgccccttacccaaG GCGGTGTGCTGTGCCGACGGAGATCACTGCTGCCCCAGCGGCTACAGCTGTGACGACCAAAAGACCTGCTGCACTAAGGGCCGCCTGACCATCCCCTGGTACCGCAAGAAGAAGGCCCTGACTGTGGGAGCCATGTTGAAAGATGTCAAGTGTGACAACAATAGCAGCTGTGCCTCTGGGACCACCTGCTGCAAGCTGCCCACAGGAGAATGGGGCTGCTGTCCTCTGGTCAAG GCTGTTTGCTGTACAGACCACGAGCACTGCTGCCCACAGGGCTACAGCTGCAACATGCAGACTGGGACCTGTGAGAAACCGGTAGAGGGTGTTCTCCCCCATATGATTCCCCAGACAAAGGTGGCAGAGTCCCAGCAGAGAGCAGCGGAGGCGGGGATAGATGTGAAGTGTGACGGTGCTGGAGAGTACAGCTGTCCCAAACTGCAGACATGCTGCAAGACCTCCGCCACAGAATGGTCCTGCTGCCCCGAACCAAAG GCAGTATGCTGCGCAGACGCCAAGCACTGCTGCCCCATGGGATACACATGTCACCTAGGGCAGGGAGGCTGCTCCCAGCAGGCTGAGTTGACCTGGGATATTTTCTTCACTCACAACAAAAAGAGAGACTTTGTTCCTTTTGGACTCTGA
- the LOC129839748 gene encoding progranulin-like isoform X3, producing MTVQIGVACLALLGLTSALICPDGGMCAEGNTCCKTPSGGYGCCPLPNAECCSDHLHCCYEGTVCDLVHSKCLNKTVSLPWVRRVPAKRLIGPLMLEGVKAVICPDGEAECPDDTTCCELPGGSWGCCPMAKAVCCEDKMHCCPEGTKCDLAHSKCVSPTLDTFPMREKVPARKRQTVAVVGQAVTCPGGKSLCPDGTTCCLLASGDFGCCPYPEGVCCTDKLHCCPGNTTCDLEHEMCTSPNTRTPLAKKISAIPNDVDCPDKLSLCPDDTTCCLKGNGSYGCCPMPSAVCCSDHLHCCPEGTTCDLGQGTCVSKHDQTPMAVKIPATLTTSSLQSRGPRQINAVPCNDSVACADGSTCCKSLDGEWVCCPLPKAVCCDDHLHCCPHGTICNLAESTCDDPSGSALVPILDKVPAFSYVSEEEPLPNSKCDESTSCPGQSTCCKTTTGNWACYPLPNAMCCNDHLHCCPHGTVCNLEASTCDDPSGFTMPWVTKVPALPTQTPLATEKCDEQTMCPRGTTCCRQNSGQSACCPLPHAVCCDDHEHCCPKGYTCNVAEQTCDKPGLLSRPWVPKLPGLPLHRGLPQASAPSVHSAKNMCDPHTSCPKDTTCCFVKKTGKWGCCPLPKAVCCADGDHCCPSGYSCDDQKTCCTKGRLTIPWYRKKKALTVGAMLKDVKCDNNSSCASGTTCCKLPTGEWGCCPLVKAVCCTDHEHCCPQGYSCNMQTGTCEKPVEGVLPHMIPQTKVAESQQRAAEAGIDVKCDGAGEYSCPKLQTCCKTSATEWSCCPEPKAVCCADAKHCCPMGYTCHLGQGGCSQQAELTWDIFFTHNKKRDFVPFGL from the exons ATG actgtgCAGATAGGGGTGGCGTGTCTGGCTCTGCTAGGCCTGACCTCAGCCCTGATTTGTCCTGATGGTGGGATGTGTGCAGAGGGGAACACCTGCTGCAAGACGCCCAGCGGGGGATATGGCTGCTGTCCACTACCGAAT GCTGAGTGCTGCTCGGACCACCTGCATTGCTGTTATGAGGGGACAGTGTGTGATTTAGTGCACTCCAAGTGCCTTAATAAAACCGTCTCTCTGCCGTGGGTCAGAAGAGTTCCTGCCAAACGCCTAATCGGCCCTCTG ATGCTGGAGGGAGTGAAGGCAGTCATTTGTCCCGACGGCGAGGCCGAGTGTCCAGACGACACTACCTGCTGTGAACTCCCAGGCGGTTCCTGGGGCTGCTGTCCCATGGCCAAG GCGGTGTGCTGTGAGGACAAGATGCACTGCTGTCCAGAGGGCACCAAATGTGACTTAGCCCACTCCAAGTGTGTGTCGCCCACCCTGGACACGTTCCCTATGAGGGAGAAAGTGCCTGCAAGGAAGAGGCAGACAG TAGCTGTGGTTGGACAAGCAGTGACCTGCCCAGGTGGTAAGAGCCTGTGCCCAGACGGAACCACATGTTGCCTGCTGGCCAGTGGAGACTTTGGCTGCTGCCCCTACCCTGAG GGTGTGTGCTGTACTGACAAACTCCACTGTTGCCCTGGCAACACAACCTGTGACCTGGAGCATGAGATGTGCACTTCCCCCAATACACGGACTCCATTGGCCAAGAAGATCTCTGCAATCCCCAACGATG TGGATTGCCCAGACAAGTTGTCATTGTGTCCTGACGACACCACTTGTTGCCTGAAGGGGAATGGGAGCTATGGCTGCTGTCCTATGCCCAGT GCTGTGTGCTGTTCAGATCACCTCCACTGCTGTCCAGAGGGCACTACCTGTGACCTGGGACAGGGCACCTGTGTGTCTAAACACGACCAAACCCCCATGGCTGTCAAAATCCCTGCCACATTGACCACTTCATCCCTACAGAGCAGAGGCCCGAGACAAA TCAATGCTGTGCCCTGCAACGACTCTGTGGCCTGTGCCGATGGGAGTACGTGCTGTAAATCACTAGATGGAGAATGGGTCTGCTGCCCCCTGCCcaag GCTGTGTGTTGTGATGACCATCTCCACTGCTGCCCCCACGGGACCATCTGTAACCTGGCAGAGAGTACGTGTGATGACCCCTCAGGCTCTGCCCTGGTTCCCATACTGGACAAGGTGCCTGCTTTCAGCTACGTGTCGGAGGAGGAGCCGCTGCCCAACAGCAAATGTGACGAGTCCACATCGTGCCCGGGCCAATCCACGTGCTGCAAGACCACCACGGGAAACTGGGCCTGCTACCCCCTGCCCAAT GCGATGTGTTGCAACGACCACCTCCACTGCTGCCCCCACGGCACCGTGTGTAACCTGGAGGCCAGTACCTGTGATGATCCCTCAGGCTTCACCATGCCGTGGGTCACCAAGGTGCCAGCCCTCCCCACCCAGACACCACTGGCCACTGAGAAGTGTGACGAACAGACCATGTGCCCCAGGGGCACCACCTGCTGCAGGCAGAACTCGGGACAGTCGGCATGCTGTCCTCTACCTCAT GCGGTGTGCTGCGACGACCACGAGCACTGCTGCCCTAAAGGCTACACGTGTAACGTGGCCGAACAGACCTGTGACAAGCCCGGGCTCCTCAGCCGGCCCTGGGTCCCCAAGCTGCCAGGCCTGCCACTGCACAGAGGGCTTCCCCAGGCCAGTGCCCCCTCCGTCCACTCAGCCAAGAACATGTGTGACCCTCACACCAGCTGCCCCAAAGATACCACCTGCTGCTTCGTGAAAAAGACTGGCAAGTGggggtgctgccccttacccaaG GCGGTGTGCTGTGCCGACGGAGATCACTGCTGCCCCAGCGGCTACAGCTGTGACGACCAAAAGACCTGCTGCACTAAGGGCCGCCTGACCATCCCCTGGTACCGCAAGAAGAAGGCCCTGACTGTGGGAGCCATGTTGAAAGATGTCAAGTGTGACAACAATAGCAGCTGTGCCTCTGGGACCACCTGCTGCAAGCTGCCCACAGGAGAATGGGGCTGCTGTCCTCTGGTCAAG GCTGTTTGCTGTACAGACCACGAGCACTGCTGCCCACAGGGCTACAGCTGCAACATGCAGACTGGGACCTGTGAGAAACCGGTAGAGGGTGTTCTCCCCCATATGATTCCCCAGACAAAGGTGGCAGAGTCCCAGCAGAGAGCAGCGGAGGCGGGGATAGATGTGAAGTGTGACGGTGCTGGAGAGTACAGCTGTCCCAAACTGCAGACATGCTGCAAGACCTCCGCCACAGAATGGTCCTGCTGCCCCGAACCAAAG GCAGTATGCTGCGCAGACGCCAAGCACTGCTGCCCCATGGGATACACATGTCACCTAGGGCAGGGAGGCTGCTCCCAGCAGGCTGAGTTGACCTGGGATATTTTCTTCACTCACAACAAAAAGAGAGACTTTGTTCCTTTTGGACTCTGA
- the LOC129839748 gene encoding progranulin-like isoform X4 → MCAEGNTCCKTPSGGYGCCPLPNAECCSDHLHCCYEGTVCDLVHSKCLNKTVSLPWVRRVPAKRLIGPLMLEGVKAVICPDGEAECPDDTTCCELPGGSWGCCPMAKAVCCEDKMHCCPEGTKCDLAHSKCVSPTLDTFPMREKVPARKRQTVAVVGQAVTCPGGKSLCPDGTTCCLLASGDFGCCPYPEGVCCTDKLHCCPGNTTCDLEHEMCTSPNTRTPLAKKISAIPNDVDCPDKLSLCPDDTTCCLKGNGSYGCCPMPSAVCCSDHLHCCPEGTTCDLGQGTCVSKHDQTPMAVKIPATLTTSSLQSRGPRQINAVPCNDSVACADGSTCCKSLDGEWVCCPLPKAVCCDDHLHCCPHGTICNLAESTCDDPSGSALVPILDKVPAFSYVSEEEPLPNSKCDESTSCPGQSTCCKTTTGNWACYPLPNAMCCNDHLHCCPHGTVCNLEASTCDDPSGFTMPWVTKVPALPTQTPLATEKCDEQTMCPRGTTCCRQNSGQSACCPLPHAVCCDDHEHCCPKGYTCNVAEQTCDKPGLLSRPWVPKLPGLPLHRGLPQASAPSVHSAKNMCDPHTSCPKDTTCCFVKKTGKWGCCPLPKAVCCADGDHCCPSGYSCDDQKTCCTKGRLTIPWYRKKKALTVGAMLKDVKCDNNSSCASGTTCCKLPTGEWGCCPLVKAVCCTDHEHCCPQGYSCNMQTGTCEKPVEGVLPHMIPQTKVAESQQRAAEAGIDVKCDGAGEYSCPKLQTCCKTSATEWSCCPEPKAVCCADAKHCCPMGYTCHLGQGGCSQQAELTWDIFFTHNKKRDFVPFGL, encoded by the exons ATGTGTGCAGAGGGGAACACCTGCTGCAAGACGCCCAGCGGGGGATATGGCTGCTGTCCACTACCGAAT GCTGAGTGCTGCTCGGACCACCTGCATTGCTGTTATGAGGGGACAGTGTGTGATTTAGTGCACTCCAAGTGCCTTAATAAAACCGTCTCTCTGCCGTGGGTCAGAAGAGTTCCTGCCAAACGCCTAATCGGCCCTCTG ATGCTGGAGGGAGTGAAGGCAGTCATTTGTCCCGACGGCGAGGCCGAGTGTCCAGACGACACTACCTGCTGTGAACTCCCAGGCGGTTCCTGGGGCTGCTGTCCCATGGCCAAG GCGGTGTGCTGTGAGGACAAGATGCACTGCTGTCCAGAGGGCACCAAATGTGACTTAGCCCACTCCAAGTGTGTGTCGCCCACCCTGGACACGTTCCCTATGAGGGAGAAAGTGCCTGCAAGGAAGAGGCAGACAG TAGCTGTGGTTGGACAAGCAGTGACCTGCCCAGGTGGTAAGAGCCTGTGCCCAGACGGAACCACATGTTGCCTGCTGGCCAGTGGAGACTTTGGCTGCTGCCCCTACCCTGAG GGTGTGTGCTGTACTGACAAACTCCACTGTTGCCCTGGCAACACAACCTGTGACCTGGAGCATGAGATGTGCACTTCCCCCAATACACGGACTCCATTGGCCAAGAAGATCTCTGCAATCCCCAACGATG TGGATTGCCCAGACAAGTTGTCATTGTGTCCTGACGACACCACTTGTTGCCTGAAGGGGAATGGGAGCTATGGCTGCTGTCCTATGCCCAGT GCTGTGTGCTGTTCAGATCACCTCCACTGCTGTCCAGAGGGCACTACCTGTGACCTGGGACAGGGCACCTGTGTGTCTAAACACGACCAAACCCCCATGGCTGTCAAAATCCCTGCCACATTGACCACTTCATCCCTACAGAGCAGAGGCCCGAGACAAA TCAATGCTGTGCCCTGCAACGACTCTGTGGCCTGTGCCGATGGGAGTACGTGCTGTAAATCACTAGATGGAGAATGGGTCTGCTGCCCCCTGCCcaag GCTGTGTGTTGTGATGACCATCTCCACTGCTGCCCCCACGGGACCATCTGTAACCTGGCAGAGAGTACGTGTGATGACCCCTCAGGCTCTGCCCTGGTTCCCATACTGGACAAGGTGCCTGCTTTCAGCTACGTGTCGGAGGAGGAGCCGCTGCCCAACAGCAAATGTGACGAGTCCACATCGTGCCCGGGCCAATCCACGTGCTGCAAGACCACCACGGGAAACTGGGCCTGCTACCCCCTGCCCAAT GCGATGTGTTGCAACGACCACCTCCACTGCTGCCCCCACGGCACCGTGTGTAACCTGGAGGCCAGTACCTGTGATGATCCCTCAGGCTTCACCATGCCGTGGGTCACCAAGGTGCCAGCCCTCCCCACCCAGACACCACTGGCCACTGAGAAGTGTGACGAACAGACCATGTGCCCCAGGGGCACCACCTGCTGCAGGCAGAACTCGGGACAGTCGGCATGCTGTCCTCTACCTCAT GCGGTGTGCTGCGACGACCACGAGCACTGCTGCCCTAAAGGCTACACGTGTAACGTGGCCGAACAGACCTGTGACAAGCCCGGGCTCCTCAGCCGGCCCTGGGTCCCCAAGCTGCCAGGCCTGCCACTGCACAGAGGGCTTCCCCAGGCCAGTGCCCCCTCCGTCCACTCAGCCAAGAACATGTGTGACCCTCACACCAGCTGCCCCAAAGATACCACCTGCTGCTTCGTGAAAAAGACTGGCAAGTGggggtgctgccccttacccaaG GCGGTGTGCTGTGCCGACGGAGATCACTGCTGCCCCAGCGGCTACAGCTGTGACGACCAAAAGACCTGCTGCACTAAGGGCCGCCTGACCATCCCCTGGTACCGCAAGAAGAAGGCCCTGACTGTGGGAGCCATGTTGAAAGATGTCAAGTGTGACAACAATAGCAGCTGTGCCTCTGGGACCACCTGCTGCAAGCTGCCCACAGGAGAATGGGGCTGCTGTCCTCTGGTCAAG GCTGTTTGCTGTACAGACCACGAGCACTGCTGCCCACAGGGCTACAGCTGCAACATGCAGACTGGGACCTGTGAGAAACCGGTAGAGGGTGTTCTCCCCCATATGATTCCCCAGACAAAGGTGGCAGAGTCCCAGCAGAGAGCAGCGGAGGCGGGGATAGATGTGAAGTGTGACGGTGCTGGAGAGTACAGCTGTCCCAAACTGCAGACATGCTGCAAGACCTCCGCCACAGAATGGTCCTGCTGCCCCGAACCAAAG GCAGTATGCTGCGCAGACGCCAAGCACTGCTGCCCCATGGGATACACATGTCACCTAGGGCAGGGAGGCTGCTCCCAGCAGGCTGAGTTGACCTGGGATATTTTCTTCACTCACAACAAAAAGAGAGACTTTGTTCCTTTTGGACTCTGA